The stretch of DNA GAATACTCACCGCTTCGCTAATGGCGCGCGTCACGCCGAGGTCATAGCCGCTTTTCACACCGTCCTGATCCATGCTGGTCAGGAGGATTTCGCCGGCCCCCAATGCTTCCATCTTCTGTGCCCAGAGCACCGCATCCAGGCCGGTAGGCTTACGGCCGCCATGGGTGAAGATTTCCCAGCGTGGGGTTTCACCCGGTTTGGATACCCGCTTTGCATCGATGGCAACAACGATGCACTGAGAACCGAAACGATCGGCCGCCTCGCCAACGAATTCCGGAGTGAACACAGCGGCGGTATTGATCGACACCTTGTCGGCCCCGGCGTTGAGCAGATTGCGGATATCCTGCACCGAGCGCACCCCGCCGCCGACGGTCAGCGGGATAAACACTTGGCTGGCCATGCGCTCGACGGTGTGCAGCGTCGTATCGCGGTTATCGACGCTGGCGGTGATGTCTAGGAAGGTAATCTCGTCAGCGCCCTGCTCGTCGTAGCGACGGGCGATTTCCACCGGATCGCCGGCGTCACGGATGTTCTCGAACTGAACGCCCTTCACCACGCGGCCGTTGTCGACGTCGAGGCAGGGAATAATGCGTTTGGCCAATGCCATGGGGCTATCTCCGGACGCAGCTTCATCAAGCCGCAGGCTTCAAGCTGCAAGTAGCGGTAGGGTGGATCACGTTTCACCGATCCACCATTGATCTACGAATCACTCGTCCTTGAACTTCAGGTCGCAGAGCGCCTGCGCCTCGGCGACATCGAGCGTGCCTTCGTAGATCGCCCGACCGGTAATGGCGCCGACGATCCCGCGGGTGTTGGTGTCGAGCAGCTTCTGGATATCGCCGATATTGTGGATGCCACCGGAGGCGATCACCGGGATCCGGCTGGCATTGGCCAGGGCCACTGTGGCCTCGACGTTGCAGCCCTGCATCATGCCGTCCTTGGCAATGTCGGTGTAAACGATCGCCGAGACGCCATCGGCCTCGAAGCGGCGCGCCAGATCCACTGCCTGAACGCTGCTCACCTCAGCCCAGCCATCGGTGGCAACAAAACCGTCCTTCGCGTCCAGGCCGACAATGACCTTGCCCGGAAAGGCGCGGCAGGCTTCGCCGACGAACTCCGGCTGCTTGACAGCCTTGGTTCCGATGATCACGAAGCTGACGCCAGCGCGAACGTAATGCTCGATGGTTTCCAGCGAGCGGATGCCACCGCCGATCTGGATCGGCAGGTTCGGGTAGCGCTTGGCGATGGCCGTGACAACTTCGCCATTGACCGGCTGACCCTCGAAGGCGCCGTTGAGGTCGACCAGGTGCAGACGACGGCAACCTGCGTCGACCCACTTGGCGGCCATGGCTACCGGGTCATCGGAGAACACTGTGGCGTCATTCATCAAGCCCTGACGCAGACGCACGCAGGCGCCGTCCTTGAGATCGATCGCGGGAATAATCAGCATGGTTCGAACCTGTCTAAATCGGGTGTCGGTTAAGGTCAGCTCTTCTCGAGCGCCCACAAGTCGCTTTCGATGCTCTCGAACCTCTCTTTCAGGTGCGTCTGCACATCGAAGATCGCCTTGTTGTAATACAGCGGAGCAATTTCCCGGGCGAACAGATCAAGTACTTCCTGCGCCTCGAACGAGCCGAGCTCCAATTCGAAGCGATCTTCCAGAAAGCGCTTGATGATCTGCTGTGCAGCCTGCTCCTGAGCGGGGTCCAGCGTCAGGACCGGAGCCTTGAGCTTCGCCCGGCTCATTACCAGCGGCCATCCCAGGCGGCGAAATTCTGCAGTAACTGCAACCCGTGAGTGTGGCTTTTCTCGGGATGGAACTGCACCGCGAAGCGCGAGCCATCGGCCAACGCCGCCGCGAAATCCCGACCGTAGCGACCGCGACCAACGACCTGACGGGGATTGCCCGCCTCGACGTAGTAGCTGTGCACGAAGTAGAAGCGGCCATCGGCAGGAATGTTGTGCCAAAGCGGATGGCTGACCGCCTGTTCCACTTCGTTCCAGCCCATGTGCGGGACCTTGAGGCGCTCGCCGTCTTCTTCCAGATCCTTGCCGAAGTAGCGCACCTGACCGGGGAACAGGCCGATGCAGTCGACGCCACCATTCTCCTCGCTGCGCTCCATCAGCGCCTGCATACCCACGCAGATACCGAGGAATGGCCGATCGATGCTGACTTCACGCACCAGCTCGTCGAAACCGAGCCGGCGTATCTCGGCCATGCAATCACGAATCGCACCTACACCGGGAAACACCACACGATCCGCTTCGCGGATGACCTGGGCATCGCTGGTGATCAGTACCCGACCGGCACCGACATGCTCGAGCGCCTTGGCGACCGAGTGCAGGTTGCCCATGCCGTAATCAATGACAGCGACCGTCTGCATTACAGGCAACCCTTGGTCGATGGCATTTGCCCCGCCATGCGCTCATCCAGCGTCACCGCCATGCGCAGCGCACGGCCGAAAGCCTTGAACACGGTTTCGATCTGGTGATGGGTGTTGTGCCCGCGCAGGTTATCGATATGCAGGGTGACCAGGGCATGGTTGACGAAGCCCTGGAAGAATTCCTGGAACAGATCGACATCGAAACCGCCGACAGTGGCGCGGGTGTAAGGGACATGCATCTGCAACCCTGGACGCCCGGAGAAGTCAATGACGACACGCGAAAGCGCCTCGTCCAGCGGCACGTATGAATGTCCGTAGCGGGTCATGCCTTTTTTGTCGCCGACGGCCTTGGCAAAGGCCTGGCCGAGGGTGATGCCGACGTCTTCCACGGTGTGGTGATCATCGATATGCAAGTCGCCCTGGCACTCGATGTCCAGATCGATAAGGCCATGACGGGCGATCTGATCGAGCATGTGCTCGAGGAACGGCACGCCGATGGCGAAGCGGCTTTTACCGGTCCCGTCCAGGTTGATGGTGGCCTTGACCTGGGTTTCCAGGGTGTTGCGCTCTACGCATGCCGTACGTTCGGACATCCACAGCTCCGCGGGTCGTGGGGCTAAAAAGGACCGGCATTATAGGCTCAAACCCTGTTGGGGGGATACGCGCTTGGCGCCGCGCAGCCCCCAAGGCCAGTGCCGGCCGGCGCCCCTGCCGTGCGCAGAACGGCCGTCACGGTTATGCTTGTCGCGTTCACATATCACTTCAGGTCAGCATGCCCGTATACATCGAAACCGTAACCGAGCCCAGTCAGCAGGACCGCATCGACCTGGCAAAAATCTTCGCCGATGCGCCGGACTGGCTGCTGGCACCTTACGCTGACGCGGCAACCCTGATCGAGGCGGGACTAACCGATCGCAGCCTCATCGCCGGTCGCTTCAATGAACGGCTTCTCGGTGCGGCCCTGCTGCAGCGCGGCGAACCGCATTGGCGCCTGTCACACCTCTGTGTACGCAAGGTCACCCGTTACCGGGGCGTCGGCAAACGGTTGCTGGAGGAAAGCCAGCGTCTTGCCGGCGAAGCTGGAAAGGCCTTGCATCTGGCCGCGCCGACAGACCATCTCGAGGCCCAGGCGCTGGCCGCAAGGACGCATCTTCCGCTGGACCCGCTCTAACGCCGCCAAAAGCTCTTCCCCTGCTCGATGTGCATTTGGGTTCGGGCAGGAACCCAAACGCAGGCCGTCACTCCAACGCCAGCGGCGGCGAACGCCAGGGTACGTGGCGCTATACTCGCTGCTTTTGAACTGCCAAACACAAAGGACCTGTCCATGAAAGCGCTCGGCAAGATCCTGGGCCTGGTAATCCTCGGGTTGCTGCTGCTCATCGTCGCATTGGGCTTCGCCCTGACTCATCTGTTCGATCCCAACGACTACAAGGACGAAATCCGCGCGCTTGCCCGCGATAAGGCCGGCCTCGAACTCAGCATCGATGGCGACATTGGCTGGAGCCTGTTCCCCTGGCTTGGCCTGGAGCTGCACGACACCACGTTGGCGAGCGCACGCACCCCTGATCAGCCCTTCGCTGATTTGCGCATGCTGGGCCTATCCGTCCGCGTGTTGCCGCTGTTCAGTCGCGAAGTGCAAATGAGCGACATCACCCTCAATGGGCTCAACCTGACCCTGGCTCGCGACGAGAATGGCAGGGGCAATTGGGAAGGCGTCGGTCAGCCGGCCGCCAGTGAAACGCAGCCGGATAATGTGCCAGCAGAGCCGGACGAGGCACCCGCCGAAGAACCGCAAACCGATTCCACCCGGCGTCCGCTACGCCTGGACATCGACAGCCTGACCATCAGCGATGCGCGTGTGACCTACCACGACGCCAAAAGCAGCCAGCAATTCAGCGCTGAGGGTATCGAACTGACCACGGGAGCGATTCGCGAAGCCACGTCGATCCCCGTCAAGCTCAACGCCTTCTTCGGAAGCAACCAGCCGGTGATGCGCGCCCGAACGGAGCTGCAGGCCGCGTTGCGCTTTGACAACAAGCTGCAGCGCTATCAACTCGAAGACCTACGATTGAGCGGAGAGGCTTCCGGCGAGCCGCTGCACGGCAAGACCCTAACCTTCAGCGCGCAAGGTCAATTGCTGGCCGATCTGCCCGCGGACATCGCGGAGTGGACCAGCCTCAAGTTCACCGCCAATCAGTTGCGTGGACTTGGCGAGCTGAAGGTGCGCAACCTCCAAGAGGAACCGAAGCTCGCTGGGGCGTTGTCGATCGCCGAGTTCAACCTGCGCGAATTCCTTGAGAGCGTCGGCCAGCAGCTTCCTCCCATGGCAGATAGCCGCGTCCTGAGCAAAGCCGAACTGGTGACCCGCCTGGCAGGCACCGCGACCAGCCTGACGTTCGAAGAACTCACGCTGAAGCTCGATGGCAGCACCTT from Pseudomonas sp. DNDY-54 encodes:
- the hisF gene encoding imidazole glycerol phosphate synthase subunit HisF — its product is MALAKRIIPCLDVDNGRVVKGVQFENIRDAGDPVEIARRYDEQGADEITFLDITASVDNRDTTLHTVERMASQVFIPLTVGGGVRSVQDIRNLLNAGADKVSINTAAVFTPEFVGEAADRFGSQCIVVAIDAKRVSKPGETPRWEIFTHGGRKPTGLDAVLWAQKMEALGAGEILLTSMDQDGVKSGYDLGVTRAISEAVSIPVIASGGVGNLQHLADGILEGKADAVLAASIFHFGEYTVPEAKAYMASCGIVMR
- the panM gene encoding aspartate 1-decarboxylase autocleavage activator PanM — encoded protein: MPVYIETVTEPSQQDRIDLAKIFADAPDWLLAPYADAATLIEAGLTDRSLIAGRFNERLLGAALLQRGEPHWRLSHLCVRKVTRYRGVGKRLLEESQRLAGEAGKALHLAAPTDHLEAQALAARTHLPLDPL
- the hisA gene encoding 1-(5-phosphoribosyl)-5-[(5-phosphoribosylamino)methylideneamino]imidazole-4-carboxamide isomerase, encoding MLIIPAIDLKDGACVRLRQGLMNDATVFSDDPVAMAAKWVDAGCRRLHLVDLNGAFEGQPVNGEVVTAIAKRYPNLPIQIGGGIRSLETIEHYVRAGVSFVIIGTKAVKQPEFVGEACRAFPGKVIVGLDAKDGFVATDGWAEVSSVQAVDLARRFEADGVSAIVYTDIAKDGMMQGCNVEATVALANASRIPVIASGGIHNIGDIQKLLDTNTRGIVGAITGRAIYEGTLDVAEAQALCDLKFKDE
- the hisB gene encoding imidazoleglycerol-phosphate dehydratase HisB, translated to MSERTACVERNTLETQVKATINLDGTGKSRFAIGVPFLEHMLDQIARHGLIDLDIECQGDLHIDDHHTVEDVGITLGQAFAKAVGDKKGMTRYGHSYVPLDEALSRVVIDFSGRPGLQMHVPYTRATVGGFDVDLFQEFFQGFVNHALVTLHIDNLRGHNTHHQIETVFKAFGRALRMAVTLDERMAGQMPSTKGCL
- the hisH gene encoding imidazole glycerol phosphate synthase subunit HisH; amino-acid sequence: MQTVAVIDYGMGNLHSVAKALEHVGAGRVLITSDAQVIREADRVVFPGVGAIRDCMAEIRRLGFDELVREVSIDRPFLGICVGMQALMERSEENGGVDCIGLFPGQVRYFGKDLEEDGERLKVPHMGWNEVEQAVSHPLWHNIPADGRFYFVHSYYVEAGNPRQVVGRGRYGRDFAAALADGSRFAVQFHPEKSHTHGLQLLQNFAAWDGRW
- a CDS encoding DUF2164 domain-containing protein yields the protein MSRAKLKAPVLTLDPAQEQAAQQIIKRFLEDRFELELGSFEAQEVLDLFAREIAPLYYNKAIFDVQTHLKERFESIESDLWALEKS